In a genomic window of Hypanus sabinus isolate sHypSab1 unplaced genomic scaffold, sHypSab1.hap1 scaffold_259, whole genome shotgun sequence:
- the LOC132388046 gene encoding gastrula zinc finger protein XlCGF8.2DB-like translates to MAHQRVHTRGLAFTCTVCGKEFTASSNLQRHQRVHTGEKPFTCSVCGKGFTQSSHLQSHQRVHTGEKPFICSVCGKGFTQSSQLQSHQRVHTGEKPFTCSVCGKGFSQSSNLQNHQRVHTGEKPFTCSECGIGFTQSSQLLAHQSVHNGEWPFTCSVCGKGFTQSSHLQSHQRVHTREKPFTCSVCGKGFTQSSQLQNHQQLHTEEWLFTCSECGKRFTQSSTLLSHQRIHTGERPFTCSECGKRFTHSSTLQRHQRVHTGEKPFSCSVCGRRFTRSSQLLAHQSVHTGEKPFSCSVCGNGFTRSSHLQNHRRVHTGEKPFICSECGKGFTRSSTLLSHQRVHTGERPFTCSVCGIGFTRSSQLLAHQSVHSGDWPLL, encoded by the coding sequence atggcacaccaACGTGTTCACACCAGGGGGCTGGCATTCACCTGCacagtctgtggaaaggaattcactgcgtcatccaacctacagagacatcagagagttcacactggggagaagccattcacctgctcagtctgtgggaagggattcactcagtcatcccacctacagagtcatcagcgagttcacactggggagaagccgttcatttgctcagtctgtgggaagggattcactcagtcatcccaactacaaagtcatcagcgagttcacactggggagaagccattcacctgctcagtctgtgggaagggattctctcagtcatccaacctacagaatcatcagcgagttcacactggggagaagccattcacctgttcagaatgtgggataggattcactcagtcatcccaactactggcacatcagtcagttcataatggggagtggccattcacctgctcagtttgtgggaagggattcactcagtcatcccacctacagagtcatcagcgagttcacactagggagaagccgttcacctgctcagtctgtgggaagggattcactcagtcatcccaactacagaatCATCAGCAACTTCACACTGAGGagtggctgttcacctgctcagaatgtgggaaaagattcactcagtcatccaccctactgagtcatcagcgtattcacactggggagaggccgttcacctgctcagaatgtgggaaaagattcactcactcatccaccctacagagacatcagcgagttcacactggggagaagccgttcagctgctcagtctgtgggaggagattcactcggtcatcccaactactggcacaccagtctgttcatactggggagaagccgttcagctgctcagtctgtgggaatggattcactcggtcatcccacctacagaatcatcggcgagttcacactggggagaagccattcatctgctcagaatgtgggaagggattcactcggtcatccaccctactgagtcaccagcgagttcacactggggagaggccattcacctgctcagtctgtgggataggattcactcggtcatcacaACTACTGgcgcaccagtcagttcacagtggggactggccgttgttatga